One window from the genome of [Mycobacterium] stephanolepidis encodes:
- a CDS encoding bifunctional FO biosynthesis protein CofGH, whose amino-acid sequence MPDDVTPLPNPAFPSPKAASSVPDAARAGGSSPALRRVLRRARDGVTLNVDEAALALTARGDDLVDLMASASRVRDAGLESAGRLGAAGRLPVSYSRKVFIPVTHLCRDKCHYCTFVTVPGKLRAQGQGMYLEPDEILDIARRGAELGCKEALFTLGDRPEDRWPEAKQWLDERGYDTTLDYVRAMSIRVLEETGLLPHLNPGVMTWSELARLKPVAPSMGMMLETTSRRLFETRGEAHYGSPDKDPSVRLRTLTDAGRLSIPFTTGLLVGIGENLTERAETIHAIRKVHKEFGHVQEVLVQNFRAKPDTAMKSTPDADIDDFLATIAVTRLVLGPKMRVQSPPNLVSRSECLALIAAGVDDWGGVSPLTPDHVNPERPWPAVDDLADVTAEAGYDLVQRLTAHPQYVQAGAAWIDPRVRGHVEALADPETGYALDISPTGLPWQEPDETWESTGRVDLHAAIDSEGRNTDTRSDLASAFGDWESIREHVRELNARAPEKVSGDVLAALRSAERDPAGCSDDEYLALATAEGPAMDAVAALADSIRADVVGDDVTYVVNRNINFTNICYTGCRFCAFAQRKGDADAFSLSAEEVGDRAWEAYVAGATEVCMQGGIDPELPVTGYADLVRAVKKRVPSMHVHAFSPMEIVNGASKGGQSVREWLTELRAAGLDTIPGTAAEILDDEVRWVLTKGKLPASEWIDVISTAHEVGLRSSSTMMYGHVDTPKHWVAHLRVLAGIQDRTGGFTEFVPLPFVHQSAPLYLAGAARPGPTNRDNRAVHALARIMLHGRIHNIQTSWVKLGIDGTREMLEGGANDLGGTLMEETISRMAGSEHGSAKTIAELEEIADGIGRPAVERTTTYARRPSAA is encoded by the coding sequence GTGCCCGACGACGTAACGCCGCTGCCGAATCCCGCCTTTCCCTCGCCGAAAGCGGCATCTTCTGTTCCGGATGCCGCTCGCGCAGGTGGCTCATCGCCCGCGCTGAGGCGGGTGCTGCGCCGCGCCCGCGACGGCGTGACGCTGAACGTCGATGAGGCCGCTCTCGCGCTGACCGCGCGGGGAGACGATCTTGTCGATCTGATGGCCAGTGCGTCGCGCGTGCGCGATGCCGGGCTGGAGTCGGCCGGGCGTCTCGGCGCGGCCGGGCGTCTGCCGGTCTCCTATTCACGCAAGGTGTTCATTCCGGTTACCCATCTGTGCCGCGACAAGTGCCACTACTGCACCTTCGTGACGGTTCCGGGCAAGCTGCGCGCGCAGGGCCAGGGTATGTACCTGGAGCCCGACGAGATCCTGGACATTGCCCGTCGCGGCGCTGAATTGGGTTGCAAAGAGGCCTTGTTCACGCTGGGCGATCGGCCCGAGGACCGTTGGCCGGAGGCCAAGCAGTGGCTCGATGAGCGTGGATACGACACCACGCTCGATTACGTGCGGGCCATGTCGATCCGGGTGCTGGAAGAGACGGGGCTGCTGCCGCACCTGAACCCGGGCGTGATGACGTGGTCCGAGCTGGCGCGGCTCAAGCCGGTGGCGCCGTCGATGGGGATGATGCTGGAAACCACGTCGCGGCGGCTGTTCGAGACGCGGGGCGAGGCGCACTACGGCAGCCCCGACAAGGACCCCTCGGTGCGGCTGCGGACGCTGACCGACGCCGGTCGGCTGTCCATCCCCTTCACCACCGGGCTGCTGGTGGGCATCGGGGAGAACCTGACCGAACGGGCCGAGACCATTCACGCGATCCGAAAGGTGCACAAAGAGTTCGGCCACGTGCAGGAAGTGCTTGTGCAGAACTTCCGGGCCAAGCCGGACACCGCGATGAAGTCGACTCCCGATGCCGATATCGACGACTTCCTGGCCACCATCGCCGTCACCAGGCTGGTGCTCGGCCCGAAGATGCGGGTGCAGTCGCCGCCAAACCTGGTGTCCCGCAGCGAATGCCTCGCGCTTATCGCGGCGGGTGTGGACGACTGGGGCGGTGTCTCGCCGCTCACGCCCGACCACGTCAACCCCGAACGCCCCTGGCCCGCGGTAGACGATCTCGCCGACGTGACCGCCGAGGCCGGATACGACCTGGTGCAGCGGCTCACCGCGCACCCGCAGTACGTGCAGGCCGGGGCGGCGTGGATCGACCCGCGGGTACGTGGACACGTGGAGGCCCTGGCCGACCCGGAAACCGGTTACGCCCTCGATATTTCGCCGACGGGATTGCCCTGGCAGGAGCCCGACGAGACCTGGGAGTCCACGGGCCGGGTAGACCTGCACGCGGCCATCGACTCGGAGGGCCGCAATACCGACACCCGTAGCGATCTGGCGAGCGCCTTCGGGGACTGGGAGTCCATCCGCGAACATGTTCGTGAGCTGAATGCGCGGGCGCCGGAAAAGGTGAGCGGCGACGTGTTGGCGGCGCTGCGCTCTGCCGAGAGAGATCCGGCCGGCTGCAGCGACGACGAGTACCTGGCGTTGGCGACCGCCGAGGGCCCAGCTATGGATGCTGTTGCCGCACTGGCTGATTCGATCCGTGCGGACGTGGTCGGCGACGATGTCACGTATGTGGTGAATAGGAACATCAACTTCACCAACATCTGCTACACCGGCTGCCGTTTCTGCGCCTTCGCGCAGCGCAAGGGCGATGCCGACGCCTTCTCGCTCTCGGCCGAGGAAGTGGGGGACCGCGCCTGGGAGGCGTATGTCGCCGGTGCCACCGAGGTCTGCATGCAGGGCGGTATCGACCCGGAGCTGCCGGTCACCGGGTACGCCGATCTGGTGCGCGCGGTCAAGAAGCGGGTGCCCAGCATGCATGTGCACGCCTTCAGCCCGATGGAGATCGTCAACGGTGCGTCCAAGGGCGGCCAGAGCGTTCGTGAGTGGTTGACCGAACTGCGCGCCGCAGGTCTGGACACCATTCCGGGTACCGCCGCCGAGATCCTCGACGACGAGGTTCGGTGGGTGCTGACCAAGGGCAAGCTGCCCGCGTCGGAATGGATCGATGTCATCAGTACCGCACACGAGGTGGGGCTGCGGTCCAGCTCCACCATGATGTACGGGCACGTGGATACCCCCAAACATTGGGTGGCGCATCTGCGTGTTCTCGCCGGAATTCAGGACCGTACAGGCGGATTCACCGAGTTCGTACCGCTGCCGTTTGTGCATCAGAGCGCACCGCTGTATCTGGCGGGTGCCGCGCGCCCCGGGCCCACCAACCGCGACAACCGGGCGGTGCACGCGCTGGCACGCATCATGCTGCATGGGCGTATCCACAACATCCAGACCAGCTGGGTCAAGCTCGGTATCGACGGCACGCGGGAGATGCTCGAAGGTGGCGCCAACGATCTGGGCGGCACCCTCATGGAGGAGACCATCTCCCGGATGGCCGGCTCCGAACACGGATCCGCCAAGACCATTGCCGAGCTGGAAGAAATCGCCGACGGCATCGGACGCCCCGCAGTGGAACGCACCACCACCTACGCACGGCGGCCGTCCGCGGCCTGA
- a CDS encoding nitroreductase/quinone reductase family protein — protein sequence MADFNSIKRLVVRGAQRYLVNPVGRKLPVAMLETTGRKSGQPRHTAIGGRLVGDQFWLVSEHGDHSDYVRNIKANPAVRLRIRDQWRTGTAYLLPEDDARARLRQLPTANSAVVRAVGTELLTIRVDLD from the coding sequence GTGGCAGATTTCAACTCCATCAAGCGGCTGGTGGTTCGGGGCGCGCAGCGGTACCTCGTCAACCCGGTGGGGCGAAAGCTGCCGGTCGCGATGCTGGAAACCACCGGCCGCAAATCCGGACAGCCGCGTCATACCGCGATCGGCGGACGCCTCGTCGGTGACCAGTTCTGGTTGGTCTCCGAACATGGCGATCACTCCGACTATGTGCGCAACATCAAAGCCAACCCAGCGGTGCGGCTGCGTATCCGCGACCAATGGCGCACCGGCACCGCGTACCTGCTTCCCGAAGATGACGCTCGCGCGCGGCTGCGGCAGCTGCCGACGGCCAATAGCGCGGTGGTCCGTGCCGTGGGCACCGAACTGCTGACCATCCGGGTTGACCTCGACTGA
- a CDS encoding O-methyltransferase, with protein MSLTRTLKQKLPFLRYSFLRAVFGGLNVMRTGQMGDGREEATAEHVIATAPAGDVDAAIDAIDNFAYDQSILMNVGDEKGQLLDAAVKRANPKIALELGAYCGYSGLRIARAAPGAKFFSIEKSGANASVARRVWAHAGLADRTTCLTGTADDGTTLDTLTKDYGFTEGCLDFVFIDHWKDVYLDDLQRLMERGWLHPGTIVVADNVGFPGSPKYRAYMKEQQGKRWQTIEHETHVEYQTLVKDLVLESEYLG; from the coding sequence GTGAGTCTTACGAGAACGCTCAAGCAGAAACTTCCGTTTCTGCGGTATTCGTTTCTGCGTGCGGTGTTCGGCGGGCTGAACGTCATGCGCACTGGTCAGATGGGCGACGGCCGCGAAGAGGCCACCGCCGAGCACGTCATCGCCACCGCCCCGGCCGGGGATGTCGACGCCGCGATCGACGCCATCGACAACTTCGCGTATGACCAATCGATTCTGATGAATGTCGGCGACGAAAAGGGCCAGCTGCTCGACGCAGCCGTCAAACGCGCCAATCCCAAGATCGCGCTGGAGCTGGGCGCGTACTGCGGGTACAGCGGGCTACGGATCGCGCGTGCGGCTCCCGGCGCCAAGTTCTTCTCCATCGAGAAGTCGGGGGCCAACGCCTCGGTGGCACGTCGAGTCTGGGCACACGCCGGGCTGGCCGACCGCACCACCTGCCTCACCGGCACGGCCGACGACGGCACCACCTTGGACACACTGACCAAGGACTACGGGTTCACCGAGGGTTGTCTGGACTTCGTGTTCATCGACCACTGGAAGGACGTCTACCTGGACGACCTGCAGCGGCTGATGGAACGGGGCTGGCTGCATCCGGGGACGATCGTGGTCGCCGACAACGTTGGCTTCCCCGGCTCCCCCAAGTACCGCGCGTACATGAAGGAGCAGCAGGGCAAGCGCTGGCAGACCATCGAGCACGAGACCCACGTCGAGTACCAGACGTTGGTGAAGGACTTGGTCCTCGAGTCGGAGTACTTGGGCTAG
- a CDS encoding MspA family porin: protein MLGFMVAAPASAEPREMAPQSYSRTTRDGWQLQIRLDNERVNVVPNLAAATNSREAFITLSGTATASGGANPITDSLFVIGYQLGCQSDVSSGLQLGGSAGIAPSVSLGVAPTPSVGVGGSAGVGGFVQTVVQPGVIVNLPMANMVLSHGGTGALDLDNVHVKADACGGDVTIRSFASLRASTETGYTEFAIYGDPIKI from the coding sequence ATGCTTGGGTTCATGGTCGCAGCCCCGGCTAGTGCAGAGCCCAGAGAGATGGCGCCGCAGTCATATTCGCGGACGACCCGGGATGGCTGGCAACTGCAGATCAGACTCGACAACGAACGGGTCAACGTGGTTCCCAACCTGGCTGCGGCAACCAACTCGCGCGAGGCATTCATCACCTTGTCGGGAACCGCGACGGCCTCCGGTGGCGCCAACCCCATCACCGACAGCCTCTTTGTCATCGGATATCAGCTCGGTTGCCAATCGGATGTGTCCTCGGGCTTGCAGCTTGGTGGATCGGCGGGCATCGCACCGTCGGTGAGTCTTGGTGTGGCACCCACACCATCGGTGGGAGTCGGAGGTAGCGCGGGAGTCGGCGGTTTCGTTCAAACCGTGGTGCAGCCGGGCGTCATCGTCAATCTTCCGATGGCCAACATGGTTCTCTCCCACGGTGGTACGGGCGCGCTGGACTTGGATAACGTGCACGTGAAGGCCGATGCCTGCGGTGGTGACGTGACGATCCGTTCGTTCGCCTCGCTGCGCGCGTCGACCGAGACCGGTTACACCGAGTTCGCGATCTATGGCGATCCGATCAAGATCTGA
- a CDS encoding ABC transporter family substrate-binding protein → MPIESPRVRLCAVLGVVLLAGCSVSAPPAVQGSETTSSTTPPPPKKEQIVVGIDSIGAGFNPHLLSDQSPVNSAISSLVLPSAFRPVPDSTTTTGSRWELDPTLLVSAEETSQEPFTVTYTIRPEAQWTDNAPIGADDFSYLWQQMLVQPGTVDPAGYGNITDVQSRDGGKRVVVTFDHKYPAWRELFTDLLPAHIVKDIPGGFASGLVKSMPASGGRFRVDAIDPQRDEILLARNDRYWAKPAVPDEILFRRAGAPTVLADSIRNGDTQVAQVHGSAVTFAQLSNIPGVRTARIVAPRTLQLTLRAGQPTLADAKVRRGLLGLLDVGLLAAVAAGNDNAVTLAAAQVRSPSDPGYKPTAPTALTRDAALALLKEAGYEAVEVPPAPGAPAGPPQITRDGEPLSLVIGAAANDPTSVAVANTAADQLRNAGVRASVLALDPPTLYGQAIPDGRVDAIVGWHQSGGDLATVLASRYGCPALQSSKLPETRTTTPPPPPASNTPSPPSREESVRAPSNLTGLCDEGLQAGIDAALTGQADVGKVVDQAEPQLWKMATVLPIMQDTTIAAAGPSVQNVELTGAVPVGIVATAGEWKKTRP, encoded by the coding sequence ATGCCGATCGAGTCACCGCGCGTGCGACTGTGCGCAGTACTCGGTGTGGTGCTGCTCGCAGGCTGCTCCGTCAGCGCGCCTCCGGCCGTGCAGGGCAGCGAAACCACCAGCTCCACGACACCACCACCGCCCAAAAAAGAGCAGATCGTGGTGGGTATCGATTCGATCGGTGCCGGATTCAATCCGCACCTGCTGTCGGATCAGTCGCCGGTGAACTCCGCGATCAGCTCGCTGGTGCTGCCCAGTGCCTTCCGCCCGGTGCCCGACTCCACGACCACCACCGGCTCACGCTGGGAGCTGGACCCGACGCTGCTGGTATCCGCCGAGGAGACCAGCCAGGAACCCTTCACGGTCACCTACACAATCCGTCCCGAGGCGCAGTGGACCGATAACGCACCCATCGGCGCCGACGATTTCTCCTACCTGTGGCAGCAGATGCTCGTTCAACCCGGGACCGTCGACCCGGCGGGCTACGGAAACATCACCGACGTGCAGTCGCGTGACGGCGGCAAGCGTGTGGTCGTCACCTTCGACCACAAGTACCCGGCCTGGCGCGAGCTGTTCACCGATCTGCTGCCCGCGCACATCGTGAAGGACATTCCGGGCGGGTTCGCCTCCGGCCTGGTCAAGTCGATGCCCGCGTCCGGAGGACGCTTCCGGGTCGACGCGATCGACCCCCAGCGGGACGAGATCCTGCTTGCCCGCAACGACCGGTATTGGGCCAAGCCCGCGGTTCCCGACGAAATCCTGTTCCGTCGTGCAGGCGCCCCCACGGTGCTTGCCGATTCCATTCGCAACGGGGACACGCAGGTAGCCCAGGTACACGGCAGTGCGGTGACCTTCGCTCAGCTGTCCAACATCCCCGGCGTGCGCACCGCACGCATCGTCGCGCCGCGCACCTTGCAGCTGACCTTGCGGGCCGGACAGCCGACGCTCGCCGATGCCAAGGTGCGCCGCGGGCTGCTCGGACTGTTGGATGTCGGGCTACTGGCCGCGGTGGCCGCGGGCAACGACAACGCCGTCACTCTGGCGGCGGCACAGGTGCGTTCTCCCTCGGACCCCGGATACAAGCCCACCGCGCCTACCGCTCTCACCCGCGACGCGGCCCTCGCGTTGCTCAAAGAAGCCGGATACGAAGCCGTCGAGGTACCGCCGGCACCGGGTGCTCCGGCAGGCCCGCCACAGATCACCCGGGACGGCGAACCGCTGAGCCTGGTGATCGGCGCCGCCGCCAACGATCCGACATCGGTCGCCGTCGCCAACACCGCCGCCGACCAACTGCGCAACGCGGGAGTGCGGGCCAGTGTCCTGGCCCTCGATCCGCCCACGCTGTACGGCCAGGCGATTCCGGACGGCCGCGTCGACGCCATCGTCGGCTGGCACCAGTCGGGCGGAGACCTCGCCACTGTGCTGGCCTCCCGCTACGGCTGTCCGGCGCTGCAATCGAGCAAGCTGCCCGAGACTCGCACCACCACACCGCCCCCGCCACCGGCGAGCAATACGCCGTCGCCACCGTCGCGGGAAGAATCCGTTCGCGCCCCAAGCAATCTCACCGGGTTGTGTGATGAGGGACTGCAGGCCGGCATCGACGCCGCGCTCACCGGGCAGGCCGATGTGGGCAAGGTCGTCGATCAGGCCGAGCCTCAATTGTGGAAGATGGCAACGGTGCTGCCGATCATGCAGGACACCACCATCGCCGCCGCCGGGCCCAGCGTGCAGAACGTCGAGCTGACCGGTGCGGTTCCGGTGGGAATCGTCGCCACGGCAGGAGAGTGGAAGAAGACCCGCCCATGA
- a CDS encoding alkyl/aryl-sulfatase → MEQTQPSSRIIEQNVAAAQELPFADTADQDDADRGFIAALEPGIVTDASGKTVWHNDSYGFLRDSCPASVHPSLWRQCGLNIRQGLYLVTEGIYQVRGLDISNMTLVEGERGVIVIDPLVSAETAAAALALYRSHRGDRPVTGLIYTHSHADHFGGALGVVSAEDVAAGHCPVLAPVGFLEHAVAENVYAGTAMTRRAVYMYGAVLPRGPLGQVGSGLGQTNSIGTVTLIPPTLDITHTGQEETVDGVRMVFQLTPGTEAPAEMNFHFPQRRALCMAENATHTLHNLLTLRGALVRDPHVWARYITEAINLYARASDVVFASHHWPTWGTERLVEYLALQRDLYAYLHDQTLRQLNQGLVGSEIAESLQLPPALAHAWHARGYYGSVSHNVKAIYQRYMGWFDGNPAHLWEHPPVANAQRHVEFMGGAEEVLRKARIAFEEGDYRWVAQVINYVIFADPANEAAKALQASCFQQLGYGSENATWRNFYLMGAYELSHGNVGTPMAVGSPSVVAALTVDQVFDALSLRINGPKAWDEHVVSDWRFTDEDRVHRVELRNGVLVHYDRPADISAADVTFTLTRPILIKVLLDGTDPAQLVASGEITVEGDVTGFARLVAVLDQPDPDFAIVTP, encoded by the coding sequence ATGGAGCAGACCCAGCCCTCATCGCGCATCATCGAACAGAACGTCGCGGCGGCGCAGGAACTTCCGTTCGCCGACACCGCGGACCAGGACGACGCCGACAGGGGGTTCATCGCGGCACTGGAACCGGGCATCGTCACCGATGCTTCCGGAAAAACAGTGTGGCACAACGACTCCTACGGGTTCTTGCGTGACAGCTGCCCGGCGTCGGTGCATCCGAGCCTGTGGCGGCAGTGTGGCCTGAATATCAGGCAGGGGCTGTACCTCGTCACCGAGGGCATCTACCAAGTGCGGGGCCTGGACATCTCCAACATGACGCTCGTCGAGGGTGAGCGCGGAGTCATCGTGATCGACCCGCTGGTTTCCGCGGAGACCGCCGCTGCCGCGTTGGCGCTCTATCGAAGTCATCGTGGCGATCGGCCGGTGACCGGGCTGATCTACACCCACTCCCACGCCGACCATTTCGGGGGCGCTCTGGGCGTGGTGAGCGCGGAGGATGTCGCGGCGGGTCACTGCCCAGTCCTGGCGCCGGTGGGATTCCTGGAACATGCGGTAGCGGAGAACGTCTATGCGGGAACCGCGATGACGCGTCGGGCCGTGTACATGTACGGTGCCGTGCTGCCGAGAGGACCGCTGGGACAGGTGGGCTCCGGCCTTGGCCAAACCAATTCCATCGGCACCGTCACGCTGATTCCGCCGACTCTCGACATCACCCATACCGGGCAGGAAGAGACCGTTGACGGGGTGCGCATGGTCTTCCAGCTCACTCCGGGCACCGAGGCGCCCGCGGAGATGAATTTCCACTTCCCGCAGCGCCGCGCGCTCTGTATGGCCGAGAACGCCACACACACTCTGCACAATCTGCTGACCTTGCGCGGCGCATTGGTCCGTGATCCGCACGTGTGGGCGCGGTACATCACCGAGGCCATCAACCTGTACGCGCGCGCCTCCGACGTGGTGTTCGCCTCGCACCATTGGCCCACCTGGGGGACCGAACGTTTGGTGGAATACCTTGCCCTGCAGCGTGATTTGTATGCCTACCTGCACGATCAGACGCTGCGCCAGCTCAACCAGGGGCTGGTGGGCTCCGAGATCGCCGAATCGCTGCAGCTTCCCCCTGCTCTTGCCCACGCGTGGCACGCGCGCGGTTACTACGGCTCGGTCAGCCACAACGTCAAGGCGATCTACCAGCGCTACATGGGCTGGTTCGACGGCAATCCGGCGCACCTCTGGGAGCATCCGCCGGTCGCGAACGCGCAGCGGCACGTGGAGTTCATGGGTGGTGCCGAGGAAGTACTACGCAAGGCCCGCATCGCCTTTGAGGAGGGGGACTATCGGTGGGTGGCCCAGGTGATCAACTACGTGATCTTCGCCGACCCGGCCAACGAAGCGGCTAAGGCTTTGCAGGCCAGCTGTTTTCAACAGCTCGGTTACGGATCGGAGAACGCCACCTGGCGCAACTTTTATCTGATGGGCGCCTACGAACTGTCTCACGGCAACGTCGGGACTCCGATGGCCGTCGGCTCGCCCTCGGTGGTGGCGGCGCTGACGGTGGATCAGGTGTTCGACGCGCTCTCACTGCGCATCAACGGCCCCAAGGCCTGGGATGAGCACGTCGTCAGCGACTGGCGTTTCACCGATGAGGATCGCGTGCACCGCGTGGAGCTGCGCAACGGCGTGTTGGTGCACTATGACCGGCCCGCAGACATCAGTGCGGCCGACGTGACCTTCACGCTTACTCGGCCCATCCTCATCAAGGTTCTGCTGGACGGCACGGACCCGGCACAGCTTGTCGCTTCGGGAGAGATCACCGTGGAGGGCGACGTGACCGGATTCGCGCGGTTGGTCGCCGTGCTCGATCAGCCCGATCCCGACTTTGCGATCGTGACCCCCTGA
- the mshB gene encoding N-acetyl-1-D-myo-inositol-2-amino-2-deoxy-alpha-D-glucopyranoside deacetylase translates to MLVHAHPDDESLTTGGTIARYAAEGADVKVVTCTLGEEGEVIGDRWAQLAVDHADQLGGYRIAELSTALKHLGIEQPVFLGGAGHWRDSGMADTGPLHPRAFAGADIDDAVAELTRLIEEHRPHVVITYDPFGGYGHPDHIQAHTVTTAAVEQASWQVAKLYWTVIATNALSAGLAAMRQLPPGCEPAPLDVIPTYADEQISAAIDVSAYRDAKAAALRAHATQLTVSEDGTSLALSNLIALPLGDIEHFVLVRGVAGVDTGWESDLFAGIEL, encoded by the coding sequence ATGCTCGTCCACGCCCATCCCGACGACGAATCCCTGACGACCGGCGGAACCATCGCGCGGTATGCCGCCGAAGGTGCGGACGTCAAGGTCGTCACCTGCACCCTCGGTGAGGAAGGCGAGGTGATCGGCGACCGCTGGGCACAGCTCGCCGTTGACCACGCCGATCAACTCGGCGGGTACCGGATCGCTGAATTGTCTACCGCGTTGAAACACCTGGGCATCGAGCAGCCCGTTTTCCTCGGCGGTGCGGGGCACTGGCGTGACTCCGGCATGGCCGACACCGGGCCGCTGCATCCGCGGGCATTCGCCGGCGCCGACATCGACGATGCCGTCGCGGAACTGACGCGGTTGATCGAGGAACACCGCCCACACGTCGTCATCACCTACGACCCCTTCGGGGGATATGGGCATCCCGACCACATCCAGGCACACACGGTGACCACCGCCGCGGTCGAGCAGGCCTCCTGGCAGGTGGCCAAGCTGTACTGGACCGTCATCGCTACCAATGCGCTAAGCGCGGGACTCGCCGCGATGAGGCAGCTGCCTCCGGGATGTGAGCCCGCCCCCCTCGACGTCATACCCACCTATGCCGACGAGCAGATCAGCGCCGCCATCGACGTCTCGGCCTATCGCGACGCCAAGGCGGCCGCATTGCGCGCGCATGCCACCCAGCTCACCGTCTCCGAGGACGGGACCTCGCTGGCGCTGTCGAACTTGATCGCGTTGCCCCTCGGGGACATCGAGCATTTTGTGCTGGTGCGTGGTGTGGCCGGTGTCGACACCGGATGGGAATCAGATCTGTTCGCCGGCATCGAGTTGTAA